TGCCGGAGCCGGCCTTGCGCTGCACCAGCCCTTCCTTCTCCAGCAGGTCGAGCGCCCGGCGCACGGTCACCCGCGACACCGCGTGCTCGGTGGCCAGCGCCGGTTCCCCCGGCAGGCGCCCGCCCGGCGGCAGGTCGCCGGCGACGATGCGGTCGCGCAGCAGCAGATAGATCCTGCGCGCCTTCAGCGGTTCAACCGACGACTTCACAGTGCCCCGCCTCCCTCTCGCTGGAAACCGGTGTCTGTCTCTCTATAAGACAGGAATCTGTATGATCGATAATACAGCTTCGGTCAACAGCGATGTTGGGGAAGCGGACGATTGGCGCAGGGCCCCTTCGGATTCCGGACCCGGAAAAGCAAACGGCCCGCCTCGGGAGAGGCGGGCCGTTCGATGGTGGAGGTTACGGAGGTGTCAGTGGCTGATCATCCACGGCCGTGCCGTCGGGAACCCCTTCGCCCCGTCGGGGGTGCGGAGCACCGACCGTCCCTTCTTGCCGCCGCCACCGCAGCAGCCGCAGCCCGGCCCGTGCTTGTGCTTCGGCCCGACCTCCGACAACAGCTTGGGCCGGTCGGCGCTGCGTTCGTTGGTGGTGTGCGCCGTCCGGGTGGCGGCCGACAGCGCGGAGAAGGCCGGCGCCATGCGGATCACCCGCGGCGACGGCGCCCCGCAATCGGGGCACGGCTGCGGCAGGCCGCTTTCCGCCATCGGCCGCATTCCCGTGAAATCGCCGCAGGTCGGGCACTCGTAATCGTACATCGGCATGGCGCGGCCTCCACCTTCTTCCTTGATCGGTCTCGTTACACGCGGTCCTGGGCGATCGGCATGTCGACGTCGCCTTTGATGAACTTCGTCGGACCGTCGGCGTTCGGGGTGATGTCGAAGTCGAAGATCTGCGTCGGCAGGAACAGGGTCGCGCAGGCGTTCGGCACGTCGACCACGCCGCTGATGTGGCCCTGCACCGGCGCCGTGCCGAGGATCGAATAGGCCTGGGCGCCGGAGTAGCCGAACTTCTTCAGATACTCGATGGCGTTGAGGCAGGCCTGCCGGTAGGCGACATGGACGTCCAGGTAATGCTGCTCGCCCGCCTCGTCGACGGAGATGCCCTCGAAGATCAGGTAATCGTTGTAGGTCGGGACGATCGGGCTCGGCTTGAAGATCGGGTTCTTGATCCCGTACTTCGCCATGCCGTCCTTGATCAGGTTGACCTTGAGATGCGCCCAGCCGGCCATTTCGATGGCGCCGCAGAAGGTGATCTCGCCGTCGCCCTGGCTGAAATGCAGGTCGCCCATCGACAGGCCGGCGCCCTTCACATAGACCGGGAAATAGATGCGCGAGCCGCGCGACAGGTCCTTGATGTCGCAATTGCCGCCATGCTCGCGCGGCGGCACGGTGCGCGCGCCCTCCGCCGCCGCCTTGTCGCGGGCCTCGCCCTTCAGCCGGCCCATGTGGGCGGTCGGCGCGTAGGGCGGGTTGGCGAGGCCGGGGACGCGGGTCGGATTGGTGTCGATCAACGCCTGCTCGCGCTTGTTCCACTTGGCCAGCAGATCGTGCGACGGCAGGCAGCCGATCAGGCCGGGATGGATCAGCCCGGCGAAGCGCACGCCGGGAATGTGGCGCGACTTGGTGAACATGCCTTCGAAGTCCCAGATCGACTTCTGGGCCAGCGGGAAATGCTCGGTCAGGAAGCCGCCGCCGTTCTGCTTGGAGAAGAAGCCGTTGAAGCCCCATTGCTGCTGCGGGAAGGCGCCGATGTCCAGCAGGTCGACGACCAGCAGGTCGCCCGGCTCCGCCCCCTCGACCCCGACCGGGCCGGACAGGAAATGCACCTGGCTGAGATCAACGTCGCGCACGTCGGCGGCATCGTCGTCGTTTTTGATCTGGCCGCCGGTCCAGTCGTAGCATTCCAGGATGAAGTCGTCGCCCGGCTTCACCGTCACCGCCATCGGGATGTCCGGATGCCAGCGGTTGTGGATCATGTCGTTCTCGTAGGGAGACTGCGACAGGTCGGCCTTGATCAGGGTGTCAGCCATGGTTTGCTCTTCCTTATTGGTGGACTGATGGGTGACGAAGGAGTGGTTGCTGCGAGCCCCCTCCCCGGCCCTCCCCCGCTTCGCGGGAGAGGGGGCTTTGGGCGGCCCTTACGCCGCCAGTTCCCGGAAGCCGTCCGGGAAGGGGTTCGGCTCGATCAGGTCCCGGGTCTCGAAGACCACGTCGAACTGGCCGTCGCGCCGGGCGCGGCCGATGCGGGTGCGGGTCCACAGGTGATGGTTCTCGTGGATGCGCAGCGGCCCGGCCGGCGCTCCGGCGAACTCGATGCCGGGCGAGGCGGCGACGACGCGCGCCACGTCGAAGCTGCCGGCCTTTTCGACCGCCAGCTTCCACAGCCAGGGGCCGAGATAGGCGTTGTGGGTGAC
This genomic stretch from Azospirillum sp. TSH58 harbors:
- a CDS encoding zinc ribbon domain-containing protein gives rise to the protein MPMYDYECPTCGDFTGMRPMAESGLPQPCPDCGAPSPRVIRMAPAFSALSAATRTAHTTNERSADRPKLLSEVGPKHKHGPGCGCCGGGGKKGRSVLRTPDGAKGFPTARPWMISH
- the fmdA gene encoding formamidase, with product MADTLIKADLSQSPYENDMIHNRWHPDIPMAVTVKPGDDFILECYDWTGGQIKNDDDAADVRDVDLSQVHFLSGPVGVEGAEPGDLLVVDLLDIGAFPQQQWGFNGFFSKQNGGGFLTEHFPLAQKSIWDFEGMFTKSRHIPGVRFAGLIHPGLIGCLPSHDLLAKWNKREQALIDTNPTRVPGLANPPYAPTAHMGRLKGEARDKAAAEGARTVPPREHGGNCDIKDLSRGSRIYFPVYVKGAGLSMGDLHFSQGDGEITFCGAIEMAGWAHLKVNLIKDGMAKYGIKNPIFKPSPIVPTYNDYLIFEGISVDEAGEQHYLDVHVAYRQACLNAIEYLKKFGYSGAQAYSILGTAPVQGHISGVVDVPNACATLFLPTQIFDFDITPNADGPTKFIKGDVDMPIAQDRV